A single Ctenopharyngodon idella isolate HZGC_01 chromosome 22, HZGC01, whole genome shotgun sequence DNA region contains:
- the LOC127505220 gene encoding NACHT, LRR and PYD domains-containing protein 12-like isoform X2: MHSQSSSKKQIAAILRQLQCNVITFVKKELRKINSVLDPDLTECTESQPEGEEDALEAKEATVKITLHILKCMKEQSLFDKLLQFHRIDACQQKLKSSLKNRSQCVFEGIAKQGNPALLEKIYTELYITEGGSGEVNNEHEVRQIETTSWKPETQESQIKCNDIFKVLPGQNKRIRTVLTKGVAGIGKTVSVQKFVLDWAEGEANQDVHFVFPLLFRELNLIGKEQYTLEQLVHLFFREIEEFKISNFEKYKVIFIFDGLDECRLPLDFKNNIRCSDVTVAAPVDVLLTNLIKGNLLPSALLWITSRPAATSQIPPECVDQVTEVQGFNDPQKAEYFRKRIPDQTLANKIITHIKSSRSLYIMCHIPVFCWISATVLERMLGDKESCQIPKSLTEMYTHFLIFQTLQMKDKYREQHHLDPHLSRDNILSLGKLAFQQLRKGFVIFYEEDLIECGIDVKDASLYSGLCTQIFREEFGLYQRKVYCFVHLSFQEYLAALFVHLHWFTTQKPSSDEFTIPFQDTDFGKLCMDSSLFDLHKSAVNQALESRNGHFDLFLRFLLGLSQERSETLFRHLSVQIGHVAHSSEDTVRYIKDKLGMGLSSERSINLFHCLNELNDHSLVKEVQTYLHFGRLSMEVLSNAQWSALVFVLLTSDEGLEIFDLRKFFKSDDCLFKLHPVIKVSRTAILSSCKLTKESCPALASVLESSPNVLRELDLSFNELEDRGVKSLCSGLRSPHCKLETLKLEFCGLRRDSCKALVAALESNPLHLKELDLSYNNIGNEAATWIVGVLPDCVLETLRLSSCGITKEACAFLTSALSSKPCQLKKLDLSDNRLWDLGVGLFPGLLANPNCNLEELRLERCNFTFKSCGLGLEHSRLTALDLSDNDVQDSGMKQLMNSLKNPSCKLQKLRLSCCRLTDKGFSSLASALRSNPTSLKELDLSKNFPGCSGIMQLFTVLGEKSCALEKMCLDSCKLTPDMCGLVARGLSQNISLKALDMSNNSLEDEGVRLFCLGLQDRSCALNTLKLSNCALTDSCCQYLASVLSCQSVSVELDLSRNTIGQQMEQFLGSISNINLLF; encoded by the exons ATGCACAGTCAGTCATCCTCAAAGAAACAAATAGCTGCTATTTTAAGG cAACTTCAATGCAATGTGATCACTTTTGTAAAGAAGGAGCTCAGAAAAATCAACAGCGTTTTGGACCCTGATCTCACAGAGTGTACAGAGAGTCAACCAGAAGGAGAAGAAGATGCTCTTGAAGCCAAAGAAGCAACAGTCAAAATCACATTGCACATACTGAAGTGTATGAAGGAGCAAAGCCTCTTTGACAAGCTACTTCAAT ttcatCGAATTGATGCATGTCAGCAAAAGCTTAAATCCAGTTTGAAGAACAGGAGCCAGTGTGTATTTGAAGGTATTGCTAAGCAAGGAAATCCAGCTCTACTCGAGAAGATCTACACAGAGCTCTACATCACAGAGGGAGGGAGTGGAGAGGTCAATAATGAGCATGAGGTGAGGCAGATTGAGACAACATCCTGGAAACCAGAGACACAGGAATCGCAGATCAAATGTAATGACATCTTTAAAGTCTTACCTGGGCAAAACAAACGCATCAGAACTGTGCTGACTAAAGGAGTTGCTGGAattggaaaaacagtctctgtaCAGAAGTTTGTTCTGGACTGGGCGGAAGGAGAAGCCAATCAGGATGTTCATTTCGTATTTCCGTTGCTTTTTCGGGAGCTGAATTTGATTGGCAAAGAGCAGTACACTTTGGAGCAACTTGTTCATTTATTCTTCAGAGAAATTGAGGAATTTAAAATTTCAAACTTTGAGAAATACAAAGTCATATTCATCTTTGATGGTTTGGATGAGTGTCGACTACCTCTTGATTTTAAGAACAACATAAGGTGCTCTGATGTAACTGTAGCAGCCCCAGTGGATGTGCTTCTGACCAATCTCATCAAGGGGAAtctgcttccttctgctctcCTCTGGATCACCTCTCGACCAGCAGCAACCAGTCAGATCCCTCCTGAGTGTGTCGACCAGGTCACAGAGGTACAAGGGTTCAATGACCCTCAGAAGGCTGAGTATTTCAGGAAAAGAATACCTGATCAGACTCTGGCCAACAAAATCATCACACACATCAAATCATCAAGAAGTCTgtacatcatgtgccacatcccagtgttctgctggatTTCAGCCACTGTTCTGGAGAGAATGTTGGGTGACAAAGAGAGTTGCCAAATCCCCAAGTCTCTAACtgaaatgtacacacacttcctgatttTCCAGACATTACAGATGAAAGATAAGTACAGGGAACAACATCACTTGGATCCACACTTGAGTAGAGACAACATTCTGTCACTTGGAAAACTGGCCTTCCAGCAACTGAGGAAAGGTTTTGTGATCTTCTATGAAGAAGACCTGATCGAATGCGGCATTGATGTCAAAGATGCATCACTATACTCAGGACTGTGCACCCAGATCTTCAGAGAAGAGTTTGGCTTATACCAAAGGAAAGTCTATTGTTTTGTGCATCTGAGTTTCCAAGAGTATCTTGCAGCTTTGTTTGTTCACCTTCACTGGTTTACAACTCAAAAGCCCAGTAGCGATGAATTCACTATACCATTCCAAGACACAGACTTTGGAAAGCTCTGCATGGATTCGTCTCTGTTTGACCTACACAAGAGTGCTGTAAATCAGGCTTTAGAGTCGAGGAATGGGCACTTTGACCTTTTCCTCCGCTTCCTCCTCGGCCTTTCACAGGAGCGCAGTGAGACCTTGTTTCGACACCTTTCAGTACAAATCGGACATGTCGCACACAGCAGTGAGGACACAGTCAGGTACATAAAGGATAAGCTTGGGATGGGTCTTAGCTCAGAGAGGTCCATCAATCTATTCCACTGCCTCAATGAACTAAATGACCATTCTCTTGTCAAGGAAGTCCAAACCTACCTTCACTTCGgaagactttcaatggaggtaCTTTCAAATGCTCAGTGGTCAGCTCTGGTCTTTGTGCTGCTCACCAGTGATGAGGGACTGGAGATTTTTGACTTGAGAAAATTCTTCAAATCAGATGATTGTCTTTTCAAGCTTCATCCCGTTATCAAAGTCAGCCGGACTGCCAT ATTGTCCTCGTGTAAACTGACGAAGGAAAGCTGTCCAGCTTTGGCTTCCGTTCTTGAGTCCAGTCCCAATGTTCTGAGAGAACTGGACCTGAGTTTCAATGAGCTTGAAGACAGAGGGGTGAAAAGTCTCTGCTCTGGGCTGAGGAGTCCACATTGCAAACTAGAGACACTAAA ACTGGAGTTTTGTGGACTCAGAAGAGACAGCTGTAAAGCGCTTGTTGCTGCTCTTGAGTCAAACCCATTACATCTTAAGGAGCTGGACCTGAGCTACAATAACATCGGAAATGAGGCCGCAACCTGGATTGTGGGTGTATTGCCTGACTGTGTGCTGGAGACTCTTag ACTTTCAAGCTGTGGGATCACAAAGGAGGCCTGTGCTTTCCTCACATCTGCTCTGAGTTCAAAACCATGCCAACTTAAGAAACTGGACCTGAGTGATAACAGACTTTGGGACTTAGGAGTTGGGTTGTTTCCTGGTTTACTTGCAAACCCAAACTGTAACCTCGAAGAGCTGAG attagagagatgtaattttacatttaaaagttgTGGACTTGGTCTGGAGCACTCTCGTCTCACAGCTCTAGATCTTTCTGACAATGACGTGCAGGATTCTGGGATGAAGCAACTCATGAATTCACTGAAGAATCCATCCTGTAAACTTCAGAAATTAAG GCTGTCGTGTTGCAGACTGACAGATAAGGGTTTCTCatctctggcttcagctctgagatcaaaccccacCAGCCTGAAAGAGCTGGATTTGAGCAAAAATTTCCCTGGATGCTCTGGAATAATGCAGCTTTTTACAGTCCTCGGAGAAAAGAGCTGCGCTCTCGAAAAGATGTG TCTGGACTCTTGTAAACTCACTCCAGATATGTGTGGGCTAGTAGCTAGAGGTCTAAGCCAAAACATCAGTCTGAAGGCGTTGGACATGAGCAACAACAGTCTGGAAGATGAGGGCGTTCGGCTGTTCTGTCTTGGACTACAGGATCGCAGTTGTGCATTGAACACTTTAAA GTTATCCAACTGTGCTCTCACTGACAGCTGCTGTCAATACCTGGCATCAGTTCTCAGCTGTCAGTCCGTATCTGTTGAACTGGATCTTAGCAGAAACACCATCGGCCAGCAGATGGAGCAATTTCTGGGTTCTATATCGAACATCAATCTTTTATTCTAG
- the LOC127505220 gene encoding NACHT, LRR and PYD domains-containing protein 12-like isoform X1, with the protein MSESSEIKDDVTSSHEDKDSGSCSPTEPQIFPESQSVEVHQQKRVASPVLSCVSMKSDASMDPPIKFQKEDQCFPADWLGSSANTHVSIQSNWSMDPPTNLHMADSVLKQPVEMHSQSSSKKQIAAILRQLQCNVITFVKKELRKINSVLDPDLTECTESQPEGEEDALEAKEATVKITLHILKCMKEQSLFDKLLQFHRIDACQQKLKSSLKNRSQCVFEGIAKQGNPALLEKIYTELYITEGGSGEVNNEHEVRQIETTSWKPETQESQIKCNDIFKVLPGQNKRIRTVLTKGVAGIGKTVSVQKFVLDWAEGEANQDVHFVFPLLFRELNLIGKEQYTLEQLVHLFFREIEEFKISNFEKYKVIFIFDGLDECRLPLDFKNNIRCSDVTVAAPVDVLLTNLIKGNLLPSALLWITSRPAATSQIPPECVDQVTEVQGFNDPQKAEYFRKRIPDQTLANKIITHIKSSRSLYIMCHIPVFCWISATVLERMLGDKESCQIPKSLTEMYTHFLIFQTLQMKDKYREQHHLDPHLSRDNILSLGKLAFQQLRKGFVIFYEEDLIECGIDVKDASLYSGLCTQIFREEFGLYQRKVYCFVHLSFQEYLAALFVHLHWFTTQKPSSDEFTIPFQDTDFGKLCMDSSLFDLHKSAVNQALESRNGHFDLFLRFLLGLSQERSETLFRHLSVQIGHVAHSSEDTVRYIKDKLGMGLSSERSINLFHCLNELNDHSLVKEVQTYLHFGRLSMEVLSNAQWSALVFVLLTSDEGLEIFDLRKFFKSDDCLFKLHPVIKVSRTAILSSCKLTKESCPALASVLESSPNVLRELDLSFNELEDRGVKSLCSGLRSPHCKLETLKLEFCGLRRDSCKALVAALESNPLHLKELDLSYNNIGNEAATWIVGVLPDCVLETLRLSSCGITKEACAFLTSALSSKPCQLKKLDLSDNRLWDLGVGLFPGLLANPNCNLEELRLERCNFTFKSCGLGLEHSRLTALDLSDNDVQDSGMKQLMNSLKNPSCKLQKLRLSCCRLTDKGFSSLASALRSNPTSLKELDLSKNFPGCSGIMQLFTVLGEKSCALEKMCLDSCKLTPDMCGLVARGLSQNISLKALDMSNNSLEDEGVRLFCLGLQDRSCALNTLKLSNCALTDSCCQYLASVLSCQSVSVELDLSRNTIGQQMEQFLGSISNINLLF; encoded by the exons ATGAGTGAGTCTAGTGAAATCAAAGATGATGTCACATCCAGCCATGAGGACAAAGACAGCGGCAGTTGCTCTCCTACTGAACCTCAAATATTCCCTGAATCCCAAAg TGTTGAGGTTCATCAGCAGAAGAGAGTTGCCTCTCCAGTGCTTAGCTGTGTTTCTATGAAGAGTGATGCATCAATGGATCCTCCAATTAAATTCCAGAAGGAAGATCAATG TTTCCCAGCAGACTGGCTTGGTTCGTCTGCCAACACCCATGTGTCCATTCAGAGTAACTGGTCAATGGATCCACCAACTAATCTCCATATGGCTGATTCTGTCTT AAAGCAGCCAGTTGAAATGCACAGTCAGTCATCCTCAAAGAAACAAATAGCTGCTATTTTAAGG cAACTTCAATGCAATGTGATCACTTTTGTAAAGAAGGAGCTCAGAAAAATCAACAGCGTTTTGGACCCTGATCTCACAGAGTGTACAGAGAGTCAACCAGAAGGAGAAGAAGATGCTCTTGAAGCCAAAGAAGCAACAGTCAAAATCACATTGCACATACTGAAGTGTATGAAGGAGCAAAGCCTCTTTGACAAGCTACTTCAAT ttcatCGAATTGATGCATGTCAGCAAAAGCTTAAATCCAGTTTGAAGAACAGGAGCCAGTGTGTATTTGAAGGTATTGCTAAGCAAGGAAATCCAGCTCTACTCGAGAAGATCTACACAGAGCTCTACATCACAGAGGGAGGGAGTGGAGAGGTCAATAATGAGCATGAGGTGAGGCAGATTGAGACAACATCCTGGAAACCAGAGACACAGGAATCGCAGATCAAATGTAATGACATCTTTAAAGTCTTACCTGGGCAAAACAAACGCATCAGAACTGTGCTGACTAAAGGAGTTGCTGGAattggaaaaacagtctctgtaCAGAAGTTTGTTCTGGACTGGGCGGAAGGAGAAGCCAATCAGGATGTTCATTTCGTATTTCCGTTGCTTTTTCGGGAGCTGAATTTGATTGGCAAAGAGCAGTACACTTTGGAGCAACTTGTTCATTTATTCTTCAGAGAAATTGAGGAATTTAAAATTTCAAACTTTGAGAAATACAAAGTCATATTCATCTTTGATGGTTTGGATGAGTGTCGACTACCTCTTGATTTTAAGAACAACATAAGGTGCTCTGATGTAACTGTAGCAGCCCCAGTGGATGTGCTTCTGACCAATCTCATCAAGGGGAAtctgcttccttctgctctcCTCTGGATCACCTCTCGACCAGCAGCAACCAGTCAGATCCCTCCTGAGTGTGTCGACCAGGTCACAGAGGTACAAGGGTTCAATGACCCTCAGAAGGCTGAGTATTTCAGGAAAAGAATACCTGATCAGACTCTGGCCAACAAAATCATCACACACATCAAATCATCAAGAAGTCTgtacatcatgtgccacatcccagtgttctgctggatTTCAGCCACTGTTCTGGAGAGAATGTTGGGTGACAAAGAGAGTTGCCAAATCCCCAAGTCTCTAACtgaaatgtacacacacttcctgatttTCCAGACATTACAGATGAAAGATAAGTACAGGGAACAACATCACTTGGATCCACACTTGAGTAGAGACAACATTCTGTCACTTGGAAAACTGGCCTTCCAGCAACTGAGGAAAGGTTTTGTGATCTTCTATGAAGAAGACCTGATCGAATGCGGCATTGATGTCAAAGATGCATCACTATACTCAGGACTGTGCACCCAGATCTTCAGAGAAGAGTTTGGCTTATACCAAAGGAAAGTCTATTGTTTTGTGCATCTGAGTTTCCAAGAGTATCTTGCAGCTTTGTTTGTTCACCTTCACTGGTTTACAACTCAAAAGCCCAGTAGCGATGAATTCACTATACCATTCCAAGACACAGACTTTGGAAAGCTCTGCATGGATTCGTCTCTGTTTGACCTACACAAGAGTGCTGTAAATCAGGCTTTAGAGTCGAGGAATGGGCACTTTGACCTTTTCCTCCGCTTCCTCCTCGGCCTTTCACAGGAGCGCAGTGAGACCTTGTTTCGACACCTTTCAGTACAAATCGGACATGTCGCACACAGCAGTGAGGACACAGTCAGGTACATAAAGGATAAGCTTGGGATGGGTCTTAGCTCAGAGAGGTCCATCAATCTATTCCACTGCCTCAATGAACTAAATGACCATTCTCTTGTCAAGGAAGTCCAAACCTACCTTCACTTCGgaagactttcaatggaggtaCTTTCAAATGCTCAGTGGTCAGCTCTGGTCTTTGTGCTGCTCACCAGTGATGAGGGACTGGAGATTTTTGACTTGAGAAAATTCTTCAAATCAGATGATTGTCTTTTCAAGCTTCATCCCGTTATCAAAGTCAGCCGGACTGCCAT ATTGTCCTCGTGTAAACTGACGAAGGAAAGCTGTCCAGCTTTGGCTTCCGTTCTTGAGTCCAGTCCCAATGTTCTGAGAGAACTGGACCTGAGTTTCAATGAGCTTGAAGACAGAGGGGTGAAAAGTCTCTGCTCTGGGCTGAGGAGTCCACATTGCAAACTAGAGACACTAAA ACTGGAGTTTTGTGGACTCAGAAGAGACAGCTGTAAAGCGCTTGTTGCTGCTCTTGAGTCAAACCCATTACATCTTAAGGAGCTGGACCTGAGCTACAATAACATCGGAAATGAGGCCGCAACCTGGATTGTGGGTGTATTGCCTGACTGTGTGCTGGAGACTCTTag ACTTTCAAGCTGTGGGATCACAAAGGAGGCCTGTGCTTTCCTCACATCTGCTCTGAGTTCAAAACCATGCCAACTTAAGAAACTGGACCTGAGTGATAACAGACTTTGGGACTTAGGAGTTGGGTTGTTTCCTGGTTTACTTGCAAACCCAAACTGTAACCTCGAAGAGCTGAG attagagagatgtaattttacatttaaaagttgTGGACTTGGTCTGGAGCACTCTCGTCTCACAGCTCTAGATCTTTCTGACAATGACGTGCAGGATTCTGGGATGAAGCAACTCATGAATTCACTGAAGAATCCATCCTGTAAACTTCAGAAATTAAG GCTGTCGTGTTGCAGACTGACAGATAAGGGTTTCTCatctctggcttcagctctgagatcaaaccccacCAGCCTGAAAGAGCTGGATTTGAGCAAAAATTTCCCTGGATGCTCTGGAATAATGCAGCTTTTTACAGTCCTCGGAGAAAAGAGCTGCGCTCTCGAAAAGATGTG TCTGGACTCTTGTAAACTCACTCCAGATATGTGTGGGCTAGTAGCTAGAGGTCTAAGCCAAAACATCAGTCTGAAGGCGTTGGACATGAGCAACAACAGTCTGGAAGATGAGGGCGTTCGGCTGTTCTGTCTTGGACTACAGGATCGCAGTTGTGCATTGAACACTTTAAA GTTATCCAACTGTGCTCTCACTGACAGCTGCTGTCAATACCTGGCATCAGTTCTCAGCTGTCAGTCCGTATCTGTTGAACTGGATCTTAGCAGAAACACCATCGGCCAGCAGATGGAGCAATTTCTGGGTTCTATATCGAACATCAATCTTTTATTCTAG
- the LOC127505224 gene encoding complement C1q tumor necrosis factor-related protein 7, protein MWTVMGVVCLSQCIMGQLLEARSKGALPQFICSIPGLPGAPGKTGPPGPPGEDGHVGIPGRDGRDGRKGEKGEKGDPGLRGRVGPTGKLGERGERGFIGKRGPEGDPGDLGSPGPPGRLGQKGDKGQRGPPGEPGICRCGSLVPKSAFSVGITSSYPTEQTPIKFNKVLFNEGGHYNPETGKFICAYPGIYYFSYDITLANKHLAIGLVQNGQYRIKTFDANTGNHDVASGSTVMFLNPEDEVWLEIFYRDQNGLFADPGWADSLFSGFLLYADTNYMDTLAEDYK, encoded by the exons ATGTGGACAGTTATGGGTGTGGTCTGTCTCTCTCAGTGCATTATGGGTCAGCTGCTGGAGGCCAGGTCCAAAGGAGCCCTGCCTCAATTCATTTGCAGCATTCCAGGGTTGCCAGGGGCACCAGGAAAAACCGGCCCCCCTGGGCCTCCTGGGGAGGATGGCCATGTCGGAATCCCAGGAAGAGATGGGAGGGATGGACGGAAGGGGGAAAAGGGAGAAAAGGGAGACCCAG GGCTCAGAGGTAGAGTCGGGCCGACAGGAAAACTCGGAGAGCGCGGGGAGAGAGGTTTCATTGGGAAGCGTGGACCTGAGGGTGATCCTGGAGATTTGGGGTCTCCTGGTCCTCCAGGACGTCTTGGACAGAAGGGTGACAAGGGCCAACGTGGCCCTCCGGGAGAACCAGGTATCTGCAGATGTGGAAGTTTGGTTCCCAAATCCGCTTTCTCTGTAGGCATCACCAGTAGCTACCCCACTGAACAAACACCTATCAAGTTCAACAAAGTCCTGTTTAATGAAGGTGGCCACTACAACCCCGAGACTGGAAAATTTATCTGTGCATACCCAGGAATATACTACTTTTCTTATGACATCACTCTGGCCAACAAGCACCTGGCCATTGGGCTGGTCCAGAACGGACAGTACCGGATAAAGACTTTTGATGCCAACACCGGAAACCACGACGTGGCGTCTGGCTCAACCGTGATGTTTCTCAACCCAGAGGATGAGGTATGGCTGGAGATCTTCTACAGGGACCAGAACGGCTTGTTTGCTGACCCTGGCTGGGCTGACAGTCTGTTCTCTGGGTTTTTACTTTATGCAGATACAAACTATATGGATACATTGGCGGAAGACTACAAATAG